In Gallus gallus isolate bGalGal1 chromosome Z, bGalGal1.mat.broiler.GRCg7b, whole genome shotgun sequence, one DNA window encodes the following:
- the DMRT3 gene encoding doublesex- and mab-3-related transcription factor 3 — MNGYGSPYLYMGGPVSQPPRAPLQRTPKCARCRNHGVLSWLKGHKRYCRFKDCTCEKCILIIERQRVMAAQVALRRQQANESLESLLPDSLRSLPGPPGSAEPSAAPPGPPPCAGPQRAPAELAAAAALRWATEPPPALLGPLPKADINEERLGDASGTDNAETYSDKDTDQRSSPDMTKAKTCFTPESPEIVSVDEVGYAVQKNGGSTESRPESPKYHAEQNHLLIEGPSGTVSLPFSLKANRPPLEVLKKIFPNQKPTVLELILKGCGGDLVGAVEVLLSSRSSVAGGERTSESDGLVLPSNGHIFEHTLSSYPISSSKWSVGSAFRVPDTLRFSADSSNVVPNPLAVPLQHPFPQPPRYPLMLRNTLARNQSSPFLPNDVTLWNTMTLQQQYQLRSQYVSPFSSNSASVFRSSPVLPSRSSEDPRISIPDDGCPIVSKQPLYTEDEYDERSDSSDSRILNTSS; from the exons ATGAACGGCTACGGCTCCCCGTACCTCTACATGGGCGGCCCCGTGTCGCAGCCGCCACGGGCGCCGCTGCAACGGACGCCCAAGTGCGCCCGGTGCCGCAACCACGGCGTGCTGTCCTGGCTGAAGGGCCACAAGCGCTACTGCCGCTTCAAGGACTGCACCTGCGAGAAGTGCATCCTCATCATCGAGCGGCAGCGGGTGATGGCCGCGCAGGTGGCCCTGCGCCGGCAGCAGGCCAACGAGAGCCTGGAGAGCCTCCTCCCGGACTCGCTGCGCTCCCTCCCGGGGCCGCCGGGCAGCGCCGAGCCCTCCGCCGCCCCTCCGGGGCCGCCGCCCTGTGCCGGGCCGCAGCGGGCCCCCGCTGAGCTggcagccgccgccgcgctgcgcTGGGCCACCGAGCCGCCCCCCGCGCTGCTGGGGCCGCTCCCCAAGGCAG ACATCAATGAGGAGCGGCTGGGTGATGCCAGTGGAACAGACAATGCCGAGACCTACAGTGACAAAGACACAGACCAAAGGAGTTCCCCAGACATGACTAAAGCCAAAACCTGCTTCACCCCTGAAAGCCCAGAAATTGTATCAGTGGATGAAGTTGGTTATGCAGTTCAGAAAAATGGTGGCAGCACAGAGAGCCGTCCAGAGAGCCCCAAGTACCATGCAGAGCAGAACCACCTGCTGATAGAAGGTCCTTCTGGGACAGTTTCTTTACCTTTCAGCTTGAAAGCCAACAGACCTCCACTGGAAGTGCTGAAAAAGATTTTCCCTAACCAGAAGCCGACTGTGCTGGAGTTGATCCTGAAGGGATGTGGTGGTGACCTGGTGGGCGCTGTTGAGGTTCTCTTGTCCAGTCGGTCTTCAGTGGCCGGTGGGGAGAGAACTTCAGAGTCAGATGGTCTAGTTCTGCCTTCCAATGGGCACATTTTTGAACACACGCTGAGTTCCTATCCTATTTCCTCTTCCAAGTGGTCTGTGGGATCGGCCTTCAGGGTGCCCGACACGCTGAGGTTCTCTGCTGACTCCAGCAATGTTGTGCCCAATCCTCTGGCCGTACCTTTGCAGCACCCGTTCCCTCAGCCACCTCGCTACCCGCTGATGCTGAGGAACACACTGGCAAGAAACCAGTCCAGTCCTTTCCTGCCTAATGACGTCACCCTGTGGAACACCAtgacactgcagcagcagtacCAGCTGCGGTCCCAGTATGTCAGTCCTTTCTCTAGCAACTCAGCCAGCGTCTTCCGAAGCTCTCCTGTCCTTCCTTCTCGCTCCTCGGAAGATCCTAGGATCTCAATCCCTGATGACGGATGTCCTATTGTGTCTAAGCAACCTCTTTACACAGAAGATGAGTATGACGAAAGGTCTGATTCTTCAGACTCAAGAATACTCAACACATCTTCATAG